The Apibacter raozihei genome contains a region encoding:
- a CDS encoding TolC family protein, with translation MYKYGFLILSFFTAIYVSAQKQDSIKISQEQIESLFLNQNLELLAEQMNIGIAEAAVIQAKLWENPSFSLGDFNLWTTEAQKESVLPLFGKTGRKQFSLELSQLVQTARKRGKLISREKVSKEMAIQDFEEVIRALKLELRTSIQEIIYLQDYQKILSKQEELIRGLISAYKNQVSQGNIAKNELIRLQSSLLELTNEIYEVKTDFNEKQRVLKSLLSMESTSMLVIDENNQDIKSPDILNIDTLLNQAAENRPDVKKANLQIEYFDKDLAYEKAQRVPDLTFSAGYDRAGGVWKDYVGFGVSFDLPILNRNKGNIKAAQLGKEQSKYLAQNQVNVARQEVAEAFNNYKITYDLQKEIENENLSQDLDFMIDAYTRNLMKRNISMLEYIDFMEAYKTNKQTMLNTRKNMFVQFEQLQYATGVEIK, from the coding sequence CCTTGAATTGCTGGCTGAGCAAATGAATATCGGTATTGCAGAAGCAGCAGTTATACAGGCGAAATTATGGGAAAACCCTTCTTTTTCTTTAGGAGACTTTAATTTGTGGACAACCGAGGCACAAAAAGAATCGGTGTTACCACTATTTGGTAAAACAGGTAGAAAGCAGTTTTCATTAGAGTTGAGCCAGTTAGTACAAACTGCCCGAAAAAGAGGTAAATTGATTAGCAGGGAAAAAGTTTCTAAAGAAATGGCTATACAGGATTTCGAAGAAGTGATCAGAGCTTTAAAGTTAGAGCTGAGAACTTCCATTCAGGAAATAATTTATTTACAGGATTATCAGAAAATCTTATCTAAACAAGAAGAATTAATAAGAGGATTAATATCTGCATACAAAAATCAGGTTTCACAAGGTAATATTGCGAAAAATGAATTGATACGTTTACAATCATCATTGTTAGAGTTAACCAATGAAATTTACGAAGTAAAAACAGACTTTAATGAGAAGCAGAGAGTGTTAAAATCACTTTTGAGTATGGAATCAACTAGTATGTTGGTCATCGATGAAAATAATCAGGATATAAAATCACCGGATATCTTAAATATAGATACATTGCTGAATCAAGCAGCTGAAAACCGGCCGGATGTTAAAAAAGCAAATTTACAAATCGAATATTTTGATAAAGATCTGGCTTATGAAAAAGCACAGCGTGTACCCGATTTAACTTTTTCAGCAGGATATGACAGAGCAGGTGGAGTATGGAAAGATTATGTAGGTTTTGGTGTGAGTTTCGATTTACCCATATTAAACAGAAATAAAGGAAATATCAAAGCAGCTCAGTTAGGAAAAGAACAAAGTAAATATTTAGCTCAAAATCAAGTAAATGTTGCCAGGCAAGAAGTTGCAGAAGCATTTAATAACTATAAAATTACTTATGATTTACAAAAAGAGATCGAAAATGAAAATCTGTCACAGGATTTGGATTTCATGATTGATGCATACACAAGAAATTTAATGAAAAGAAATATCAGCATGCTCGAATATATTGATTTTATGGAAGCCTATAAAACCAATAAGCAAACCATGTTAAATACAAGAAAAAATATGTTTGTACAATTTGAACAATTACAATACGCTACAGGTGTTGAAATAAAATAA